Proteins from a genomic interval of Lolium perenne isolate Kyuss_39 chromosome 1, Kyuss_2.0, whole genome shotgun sequence:
- the LOC127331665 gene encoding uncharacterized protein isoform X1 yields the protein MSDSLSSKNRAQAGSFKSAPSQGINDGRKPYVPAKHDAGNHASSGISARPVHKLENLESTKKEAKANALPAGQGNTTPSAHASSSKPQKQVNLGKGGSKYF from the exons ATGAGTGACTCGTTATCTTCAAAGAACAGGGCGCAAG CGGGAAGTTTTAAGTCTGCGCCTTCACAGGGAATTAACGATGGCCGTAAACCGTATGTTCCAGCAAAACATGATGCTGGGAATCATGCATCGTCTG GTATAAGTGCTAGACCCGTGCATAAATTGGAAAATCTTGAGTCCACTAAGAAAG AAGCTAAAGCTAATGCGCTGCCAGCAGGTCAAGGTAATACCACACCATCGGCGCATGCATCAAGCAGCAAACCGCAAAAACAAGTCAACCTAG GCAAGGGGGGCTCCAAATACTTCTAA
- the LOC127331665 gene encoding uncharacterized protein isoform X2: MSDSLSSKNRAQAGSFKSAPSQGINDGRKPYVPAKHDAGNHASSGISARPVHKLENLESTKKGQGNTTPSAHASSSKPQKQVNLGKGGSKYF, from the exons ATGAGTGACTCGTTATCTTCAAAGAACAGGGCGCAAG CGGGAAGTTTTAAGTCTGCGCCTTCACAGGGAATTAACGATGGCCGTAAACCGTATGTTCCAGCAAAACATGATGCTGGGAATCATGCATCGTCTG GTATAAGTGCTAGACCCGTGCATAAATTGGAAAATCTTGAGTCCACTAAGAAAG GTCAAGGTAATACCACACCATCGGCGCATGCATCAAGCAGCAAACCGCAAAAACAAGTCAACCTAG GCAAGGGGGGCTCCAAATACTTCTAA
- the LOC127329224 gene encoding uncharacterized protein, which translates to MDLQPDAIVVLQFSPAATNGHPPCYKRLSALLQKVADTATAPPAWFDALQAVLARAVYESGLREEPLGLSVCVRPVGFGSLCLETNIATGIVPFSLLCPDLHPRSSPNPCTSFDSPDPARSGDRRRPAAALPRPPHSPNPGTSSLSLPCKARTTRPPPPTLPVPAPASDWRRPAAPSAVLPRPSTLLPIPADRVWLFPAAGGAPQLPCIDGFFVPFRVSHRLNPRASPTASSPRLHPSTCQEPLPSPHAGGATFPLQEWATESRRERRASTALDFERKIKTSIGVRVHGQQGEQRGEFAGRVLWKGSSNVALPTVRCFAIDMGSVRERQERWKGVLQVLQEPERIFAMQVSSYGRTHILRT; encoded by the exons ATGGATCTCCAGCCCGACGCCATCGTGGTCCTGCAATTCTCGCCCGCTGCTACAAACGGCCATCCGCCCTGCTACAAACGACTGTCCGCCTTGCTACAGAAGGTCGCCGATACTGCTACAGCGCCGCCGGCG TGGTTCGATGCACTGCAGGCTGTGCTGGCCCGGGCAGTATACGAGTCAGGTCTGAGAGAGGAGCCGTTGGGCTTGTCCGTTTGTGTAAGACCCGTTGGGTTTGGCAGTTTATGCCTGGAAACGAATATCGCTACAGGCATCGTGCCATTTTCTCTCCTCTGCCCCGACCTCCATCCTCGGTCCTCCCCCAATCCCTGCACATCGTTCGATTCCCCTGACCCTGCCCGCTCCGGCGACCGGCGGCGTCCGGCGGCAGCGCTGCCCCGACCTCCACACTCCCCAAATCCCGGCACTTCCAGTTTGTCTCTTCCCTGCAAAGCGAGAACCACCCGTCCCCCTCCCCCGACCCTGCCCGTTCCGGCACCCGCCAGCGActggcggcgaccggcggcgcCCTCTGCAGTGCTGCCCCGACCTTCCACCCTCCTCCCGATCCCTGCAGATCGAGTTTGGCTCTTCCCGGCGGCCGGTGGAGCGCCCCAGCTCCCCTGCATCGACGGTTTTTTTGTACCGTTCCGTGTCTCTCACCGCCTGAATCCCAGAGCTTCCCCTACTGCCTCTTCTCCACGCCTCCACCCCTCGACTTGCCAAGAACCACTGCCCAGTCCACACGCCGGCGGTGCCACGTTCCCGCTGCAGGAGTGGGCGACAGAAAGTCGCCGTGAAAGAAGAGCAAGCACCGCGCTAGATTTCGAGCGCAAGATAAAAA CTTCAATCGGCGTCCGTGTTCATGGCCAGCAAGGGGAACAACGCGGGGAGTTCGCAGGACGAGTCCTCTGGAAGGGGTCTTCCAATGTTGCCCTGCCCACGGTGCGGTGCTTCGCCATTGACATGGGGAGTGTGCGAGAACGGCAAGAACGCTGGAAAGGAGTTCTTCAAGTGCTGCAGGAACCTGAGC gaattttcgCCATGCAGGTTTCTTCATATGGAAGGACACATATATTGAGGACCTGA